From Streptomyces sp. NBC_00683, one genomic window encodes:
- a CDS encoding YbjN domain-containing protein: MADVSDEAAVAQVIEATLNDAELEWESPEPGTFVVKLPGTRKLSTTCSLRVGKHSLSLNAFVVRHPDENDAAVHRWLLERNLRLFGVSYAIDPLGDVYLVGKFPLSVVTPEELDRLLGTVLEAADGAFNSLLELGFASAIRKEYAWRVERGESTRNLDAFTHLTQRPAN, translated from the coding sequence ATGGCTGACGTATCCGACGAAGCAGCAGTGGCGCAGGTCATCGAGGCGACGCTGAACGACGCGGAGCTCGAGTGGGAGAGCCCCGAGCCCGGCACCTTCGTCGTGAAACTGCCCGGCACCCGGAAGCTGTCCACGACCTGTTCCCTGCGCGTCGGCAAGCACTCCCTCTCCCTCAACGCGTTCGTCGTCCGTCACCCGGACGAGAACGACGCGGCCGTGCACCGCTGGCTCCTTGAGCGCAATCTGCGCCTGTTCGGGGTGAGTTACGCGATCGACCCGCTCGGCGACGTCTACCTCGTCGGCAAGTTCCCGCTCTCGGTGGTCACCCCCGAGGAGCTCGACCGGCTGCTGGGCACCGTTCTGGAGGCGGCGGACGGCGCTTTCAACTCCCTCCTCGAACTGGGCTTCGCGAGCGCGATCCGCAAGGAGTACGCCTGGCGGGTCGAGCGGGGCGAATCCACCCGGAATCTGGACGCGTTCACCCACCTGACCCAGCGCCCGGCCAACTGA